From Alteromonas sp. RKMC-009, one genomic window encodes:
- a CDS encoding LacI family DNA-binding transcriptional regulator, whose translation MNKRLPALSKSGHKELAMSDIASKAGVCKATVSRALNTPERVSEATRNKVLAVVSEMGYTPNKLAAGLRQGKSRNIAIMLPDITNPYFSPVIRSIENVAHRRGYSVILNDTQDNPVLEKTFAGMVKTRQVDGIITNSSRIPFDIDPSLPVEEQLPPLVNASEFTEIDGIPKVGVDNYRIGVEATEHLLRLGHRQIGIIAGPDSINSSRLRETGFRDAMKQAGIPVDGRLLYHGDFSSQSGVEGVHRLMQQRNRPTAIFCFGDLAAIGAMHALRELEYCIPDDVSIISVDGIALGEYCAPPLTTIAQPMEEIGEKIAHILLDLIDGNRPAELMNILPHKLIVRKSTGPVPQP comes from the coding sequence ATGAATAAACGTTTGCCGGCCCTGTCGAAAAGTGGCCATAAAGAACTTGCAATGAGTGATATCGCCAGCAAGGCCGGCGTCTGTAAAGCGACCGTGTCACGGGCGTTAAACACACCTGAGCGTGTAAGTGAAGCCACCCGTAATAAGGTGCTCGCCGTCGTCTCGGAAATGGGTTACACGCCGAACAAACTGGCTGCCGGATTGCGTCAGGGAAAGTCGCGCAATATCGCTATTATGCTGCCGGATATTACCAATCCCTATTTTTCTCCGGTTATCCGCAGTATCGAGAACGTTGCTCACCGGCGGGGTTATTCAGTGATCCTGAACGATACGCAGGACAACCCGGTACTGGAAAAAACCTTTGCAGGTATGGTGAAGACCCGTCAGGTGGACGGCATCATCACGAATTCCAGCCGTATCCCCTTCGACATAGACCCGTCATTGCCCGTTGAAGAACAACTTCCTCCGTTGGTTAACGCATCTGAATTTACTGAAATTGACGGGATCCCTAAGGTAGGCGTAGACAATTACCGTATCGGCGTAGAAGCCACGGAACACTTACTCCGGCTGGGTCACCGTCAGATCGGGATCATAGCCGGCCCTGATTCTATTAACAGTTCCCGTTTGAGAGAAACCGGCTTTCGTGATGCGATGAAGCAGGCCGGCATTCCGGTTGACGGGCGCCTGCTGTACCACGGTGATTTTTCCAGCCAGTCAGGAGTCGAAGGCGTACACCGTCTGATGCAGCAGCGCAACCGGCCTACCGCCATTTTCTGCTTCGGAGATCTCGCCGCCATCGGCGCAATGCATGCTCTGCGGGAACTGGAATATTGCATACCCGACGATGTTTCGATTATCAGTGTGGACGGTATTGCTTTAGGTGAATACTGCGCGCCGCCGCTTACGACTATTGCCCAGCCAATGGAAGAAATTGGCGAAAAGATTGCTCATATTCTGCTGGATTTAATTGACGGGAACAGGCCGGCAGAACTGATGAATATTCTGCCCCATAAGCTGATAGTGAGAAAAAGTACCGGTCCTGTACCGCAACCCTGA
- a CDS encoding aldehyde dehydrogenase has protein sequence MMNFTRLNPLTGEVASEAPAMKGAQMQAVAEQAQQGFEIWSGFGPNQRRAILSQAAIALEGKKDDFVKAMMEETGATAGWAMFNLMLATSMLREAASLTTQISGEVIPSDKPGCVAMAQRVPVGVILGIAPWNAPIILGVRAISTALACGNAVILKASEVCPRTHSLIIEALAEAGFPENTVNIVTNAPEDAADVVGALIDAKPVKRINFTGSTAVGRIIAKRAAEHLKPCLLELGGKAPMLVLDDADLDEAVKAASFGAFMNQGQICMSTERLVVVDAVADAFADKLAAKVSTMKTGDPREGNTPLGAVIDQKTVEKVNGLIDDAVSKGAVILTGGKATSVLMPATVLDKVTADMAIYSEESFGPVVAMIRAKDEADAVRIANDSEYGLSAAVFTRDSARGMKVARKIQSGICHVNGPTVHDEAQMPFGGVGASGYGRFGGKAGIDQFTELRWITVETEPGHYPI, from the coding sequence ATGATGAACTTTACCCGCTTAAACCCGCTCACCGGCGAAGTTGCCAGTGAGGCACCGGCAATGAAAGGTGCACAAATGCAGGCTGTTGCAGAACAAGCACAGCAAGGCTTTGAAATCTGGTCTGGTTTTGGCCCTAACCAGCGCCGTGCCATCCTGTCTCAGGCAGCTATTGCCCTTGAAGGTAAGAAAGACGACTTCGTTAAAGCCATGATGGAAGAAACCGGCGCCACTGCAGGCTGGGCCATGTTCAACCTGATGCTGGCAACTTCCATGCTGCGTGAAGCCGCCTCACTGACTACACAAATCAGCGGTGAAGTTATCCCTTCTGACAAACCGGGCTGTGTTGCCATGGCTCAGCGTGTTCCGGTAGGTGTCATTTTGGGAATTGCTCCCTGGAATGCGCCAATTATTCTGGGCGTACGCGCCATTTCAACTGCACTTGCCTGCGGCAATGCGGTGATCTTAAAAGCATCGGAAGTGTGCCCGCGCACTCACTCGCTGATTATCGAAGCGCTGGCGGAAGCCGGATTCCCTGAAAATACAGTGAATATCGTCACCAATGCGCCGGAAGATGCCGCTGATGTTGTGGGCGCGCTGATTGATGCCAAACCGGTAAAACGCATTAACTTCACCGGTTCAACCGCCGTGGGCCGCATTATCGCAAAACGGGCAGCAGAACATCTGAAGCCCTGCTTGCTGGAGCTGGGTGGTAAAGCCCCTATGCTGGTACTGGACGATGCTGATCTTGACGAAGCGGTAAAAGCGGCCTCCTTCGGTGCGTTCATGAATCAGGGTCAGATCTGTATGTCTACCGAGCGCCTGGTTGTAGTGGATGCGGTGGCTGATGCCTTTGCCGACAAGCTGGCAGCGAAGGTCTCAACCATGAAAACCGGCGATCCCCGTGAAGGCAACACTCCGTTGGGTGCGGTAATTGATCAGAAAACTGTTGAAAAGGTTAACGGGCTGATTGACGACGCGGTCAGCAAAGGTGCTGTGATCCTTACCGGCGGTAAAGCGACATCGGTACTGATGCCGGCCACGGTGCTGGATAAAGTCACCGCTGACATGGCGATTTACAGTGAAGAAAGCTTCGGCCCGGTGGTGGCGATGATCCGTGCAAAAGACGAAGCGGATGCAGTGCGAATTGCCAACGATTCTGAGTACGGACTGAGTGCGGCGGTATTCACCCGCGATTCAGCACGGGGCATGAAAGTCGCCAGAAAAATTCAATCCGGTATTTGCCACGTGAATGGCCCTACCGTGCATGACGAAGCGCAAATGCCCTTCGGCGGTGTGGGTGCCTCCGGTTACGGACGCTTTGGCGGCAAAGCCGGTATCGATCAGTTTACAGAACTGCGCTGGATCACTGTGGAAACTGAACCCGGCCACTATCCCATTTAA
- a CDS encoding p-hydroxycinnamoyl CoA hydratase/lyase: MSTDNQEANTVAVTIENGVAWVALNRPEKRNCMNPALNRQMMRVLDELEYSDDVAVLVLTGEGTSWSAGMDLKEYFRENEAKGLGATRRAQSEAYGWWRRLRWYHKPTVAMINGWCFGGAYGPLFGCDLAFAAEEATFGLSEINWGILPGGGASKVVADLLPLRKAMYHAMMGENIDGKTAAEWGLVNEAVPLSELKSRVQAVCDVLKGKNPVALKATKDAIRRVKEMTYDNAEDYLVRAQEAANSFDNDGRKEGIKQFIDDKTYKPGLGAYDKSQQK, encoded by the coding sequence GTGAGTACAGATAATCAGGAAGCAAACACCGTAGCGGTGACAATCGAAAACGGGGTGGCGTGGGTTGCCCTGAACCGTCCGGAAAAACGCAATTGCATGAATCCGGCGCTGAACCGCCAAATGATGCGGGTACTGGATGAGCTGGAGTACAGCGACGATGTAGCCGTGCTGGTACTGACCGGGGAAGGCACTTCCTGGAGTGCAGGCATGGACTTAAAAGAATATTTCCGTGAAAACGAAGCGAAAGGCCTGGGCGCAACTCGCAGAGCGCAGTCAGAAGCTTACGGCTGGTGGCGCCGTCTGCGCTGGTACCACAAGCCAACGGTTGCCATGATCAATGGCTGGTGTTTTGGCGGCGCGTACGGTCCGTTATTCGGATGTGATCTCGCTTTTGCGGCCGAAGAAGCCACATTCGGTTTAAGTGAAATTAACTGGGGTATTTTGCCGGGCGGCGGTGCCAGTAAGGTCGTGGCTGATTTGCTGCCACTGCGTAAAGCCATGTACCACGCCATGATGGGGGAAAACATCGACGGTAAAACTGCGGCAGAGTGGGGACTGGTTAACGAAGCGGTACCGCTGAGTGAGCTGAAATCCCGTGTTCAGGCGGTTTGTGATGTGCTGAAAGGCAAAAATCCGGTCGCCCTGAAAGCCACAAAAGATGCCATCCGCCGCGTGAAAGAAATGACTTACGACAATGCGGAAGACTATCTGGTACGTGCTCAGGAAGCAGCAAACAGCTTCGATAACGATGGCCGCAAAGAAGGCATCAAGCAGTTTATTGATGACAAGACCTATAAACCAGGTCTGGGTGCATACGATAAGAGTCAGCAGAAGTAA
- a CDS encoding AraC family transcriptional regulator, giving the protein MRRHFEYGSASNHYITALYHAAAERGVDSARLLESAGLTESVVDKPDQRVPAEKLALFQKLIWDELGDESMGMSGYRLKSGSYYMMGQLTVQKSSLGQALALGARFYNLLTDDDFITLHKDKDVVRLVIRPTEMHLDPDHLFAEICLLAWHRYASWLISDILPLNETRFPYPPPNHIGEYHYLFPGVHRFNHTELALVFPVHYLERPVKQNAASLKAFMSRCPLELFRQYKADYSLATELKLILSKAMSNGTGTIEHCADKLHMTTRTLMRKLKDEGTSFQQLKDVVRRDKAIFFLGQQGLRINEVAEKVGYSDPAVFTRAFRNWTGQSPRDFRQQLLTDSEA; this is encoded by the coding sequence GTGAGAAGACATTTTGAGTATGGCAGTGCATCGAATCACTACATCACAGCGCTCTATCATGCTGCGGCAGAGCGCGGCGTAGACAGTGCACGCCTGCTCGAATCAGCCGGCTTAACGGAATCTGTGGTTGATAAACCGGATCAGCGGGTGCCGGCTGAAAAGCTGGCGCTTTTTCAGAAGCTTATCTGGGACGAGCTCGGCGATGAAAGTATGGGGATGTCCGGCTACCGGCTAAAATCAGGCTCTTATTACATGATGGGGCAGCTGACCGTTCAGAAGTCGTCGCTGGGGCAGGCGCTGGCCTTAGGTGCACGCTTTTATAATCTGCTCACAGATGATGATTTTATCACCCTTCACAAAGATAAAGACGTTGTCCGCCTGGTCATCAGGCCCACGGAAATGCACCTTGATCCGGACCACCTTTTTGCTGAAATTTGTTTGCTGGCCTGGCACCGCTATGCGTCCTGGCTGATTTCAGACATTCTTCCTCTTAATGAAACCCGCTTTCCCTATCCGCCGCCTAATCATATTGGCGAGTATCATTATTTATTTCCCGGCGTTCACCGGTTTAACCATACTGAACTTGCTTTAGTTTTTCCTGTCCATTATCTGGAGCGGCCGGTAAAGCAAAACGCAGCGTCGTTAAAGGCGTTCATGTCCCGCTGTCCTCTCGAGTTATTTCGTCAATATAAAGCTGATTACAGCCTTGCGACAGAACTCAAGCTTATTTTGAGTAAAGCCATGTCGAATGGCACTGGCACAATAGAACATTGTGCAGACAAGTTGCACATGACAACCCGAACTCTGATGCGCAAACTAAAAGATGAAGGCACCTCATTTCAGCAACTGAAAGATGTGGTGAGACGGGATAAGGCCATATTTTTCCTCGGCCAGCAGGGATTACGCATCAATGAAGTGGCAGAAAAAGTCGGTTATTCAGACCCTGCCGTTTTCACCAGAGCCTTCCGGAACTGGACCGGGCAGTCGCCCCGGGATTTCAGACAACAGCTTCTGACTGACAGCGAAGCTTAA
- a CDS encoding AMP-binding protein, with translation MDFLSFQARLRPGDEAVYDITSQRRWTYEAWDGFVSRLVTWLSQQGVHKGDRLVCLARNSAETVALHLACGRAGVLFVPLNWRLSQEELMQLLDDCEPSLVCGDKEADRAGLPYVALSALPDLVSELTPSATSNENAAAPSLILYTSGTTGLPKGIVHTEETIMETTQNMALLGHVDEHSTFLCETPMFHVIGLISCVRPALYFGGRLIISDGFEPVRTFDRLCDPDLTVSHYFCVPQMANALRQLAHFDASKMTGLKALLTGGAPHPEVQIKAWLNDGIPIVDGYGMSEAGTVLGMSFDMRIIDQKAGYVGLPTHRIDVRLTGPGNQPVAFGEAGEIQIKGANLFVDVWKNHRAYERSFTPDGWFQTGDIGVSDEDGYIRIVDRIKDMFISGGENVYPAEVEAVALRFPQILECALIGVPDEKWGESGCLFVVPSVSHESFDKEGLLREMEKGLARYKLPKHVRLLDALPRTGAGKVRKNILKSELSALVAEH, from the coding sequence ATGGATTTTCTCTCTTTTCAGGCCCGTCTGCGTCCCGGTGACGAAGCGGTGTACGACATTACCTCGCAGCGTCGCTGGACATATGAGGCGTGGGACGGTTTCGTTTCCCGCCTGGTGACCTGGTTATCACAACAAGGTGTGCATAAGGGTGACAGGCTGGTTTGTCTGGCGAGAAATTCTGCTGAAACCGTGGCGCTGCATCTGGCTTGCGGACGGGCAGGGGTATTATTTGTGCCTCTGAACTGGCGTTTGTCTCAGGAAGAACTGATGCAATTACTGGATGATTGCGAGCCTTCGCTGGTATGTGGCGATAAAGAGGCTGATCGTGCCGGTTTACCCTATGTGGCGCTTTCCGCACTGCCTGATCTGGTCAGCGAACTTACGCCTTCTGCTACCAGTAATGAGAACGCAGCCGCGCCTTCGCTTATCCTGTACACGTCAGGCACAACAGGATTACCTAAAGGTATTGTTCACACCGAAGAAACCATCATGGAAACCACGCAGAATATGGCGCTGCTGGGACATGTGGACGAACACAGTACCTTTTTGTGCGAGACTCCCATGTTCCATGTCATCGGCCTGATTTCCTGTGTGCGTCCTGCGCTTTACTTCGGTGGGCGGCTAATCATTTCTGACGGATTCGAGCCGGTACGTACCTTTGACCGCTTGTGTGATCCGGATTTGACGGTCAGTCATTATTTCTGTGTACCTCAAATGGCCAATGCCCTTCGTCAACTGGCACATTTTGATGCGTCAAAAATGACGGGACTAAAAGCGTTGCTGACAGGTGGTGCACCGCATCCGGAAGTACAGATCAAAGCATGGTTAAATGACGGCATCCCCATCGTGGACGGGTATGGTATGAGTGAAGCCGGCACTGTGCTCGGGATGAGTTTTGATATGCGTATTATCGATCAGAAAGCCGGGTACGTGGGCTTACCTACACACCGTATCGATGTGCGGCTGACCGGACCGGGTAATCAGCCGGTAGCATTTGGTGAAGCCGGTGAAATACAGATCAAAGGGGCGAACCTGTTTGTGGATGTCTGGAAGAACCACCGTGCTTATGAACGCAGTTTCACACCTGACGGCTGGTTTCAGACCGGTGATATTGGCGTAAGCGACGAGGACGGCTATATCCGCATTGTGGATCGCATCAAAGATATGTTCATCTCCGGCGGCGAGAATGTGTATCCCGCTGAAGTTGAGGCTGTGGCACTGCGGTTCCCGCAAATACTGGAATGTGCGCTGATTGGCGTACCGGATGAAAAGTGGGGAGAATCCGGATGTTTGTTTGTGGTTCCCTCGGTGAGTCATGAGTCTTTCGATAAGGAAGGCTTATTACGGGAAATGGAAAAAGGGCTGGCCCGCTATAAATTGCCCAAACATGTCCGGTTGCTGGACGCATTACCCCGTACCGGTGCCGGAAAGGTCAGAAAGAACATCCTTAAATCAGAACTCAGTGCACTGGTCGCAGAACATTGA
- a CDS encoding mechanosensitive ion channel family protein, whose product MENFVAELQSQFQHVQEAVVSPGFLYQVAALLAIYLVGWLVSRKIRSLFVLTRQEPKEGAHSLQMFVYRLGGTLFPIITITLLKLTSVLGKQYQLDAWLLEIAVVIAVLIFIHSCIREFVSNKGIAAFLRWVGIPIVFLHLIDVLPKVIGALQTVSFSVGNVDVSAYGIARVLIFGILLFWLGRASNSMGKDIIRNHKKLDVTTKEVFAKLFEVALFCVIFLLLLNIMGINLTALAVFGGAVGVGLGLGLQSIASNFISGIIILLDRSLTVGDYVELDDGSKGFVREFKMRYAVLETYDGKDILVPNEKFINSLLVNWTHKDSKQRYRIDFSVAYRTDIRSMVEIIKDAVSEHPQVISGDDVEIEYRPDCEIDSFGDSGVNMFVEFWMEGVDDGQNRVGGDLLLMVFETLREHDIEIPFPQREVRVINEDAIKLSNTTP is encoded by the coding sequence ATGGAAAATTTTGTTGCAGAGTTACAAAGTCAGTTTCAGCACGTACAGGAAGCGGTGGTAAGCCCCGGTTTCCTGTATCAGGTTGCTGCGTTGCTGGCGATTTATTTGGTGGGATGGCTGGTATCAAGGAAGATCCGCAGTTTGTTTGTGCTGACACGGCAGGAGCCGAAAGAAGGCGCACATTCACTGCAAATGTTTGTGTATCGTCTCGGCGGTACATTATTCCCTATTATTACTATCACCTTACTGAAACTGACTTCGGTACTGGGCAAACAATATCAGCTGGATGCATGGCTGCTGGAAATCGCAGTGGTTATCGCTGTGCTGATCTTCATTCATTCCTGCATCCGTGAATTTGTCTCCAATAAAGGGATAGCGGCGTTCCTGCGCTGGGTGGGGATCCCCATCGTTTTCCTTCATCTGATTGACGTGCTGCCTAAAGTTATCGGCGCCCTGCAAACGGTTTCTTTCAGCGTGGGTAACGTTGATGTTTCTGCCTACGGTATCGCCCGTGTGCTTATTTTCGGTATTTTACTGTTCTGGCTTGGCCGTGCTTCAAACTCCATGGGCAAGGATATTATCCGCAACCATAAGAAGCTGGATGTCACCACTAAGGAAGTGTTTGCCAAGCTGTTCGAAGTGGCGCTGTTCTGCGTTATCTTCCTGTTGCTGCTTAATATCATGGGAATTAACCTGACTGCGCTGGCCGTATTCGGTGGTGCTGTGGGTGTGGGTCTTGGTCTCGGTTTGCAGTCCATCGCGTCCAACTTTATCTCCGGTATTATTATCCTGCTCGACCGTTCTTTAACTGTCGGTGACTACGTTGAACTGGACGACGGCAGCAAAGGATTTGTCCGTGAATTTAAAATGCGTTATGCGGTACTGGAGACTTACGACGGTAAAGATATCCTGGTGCCTAACGAGAAGTTCATCAACTCCTTACTGGTAAACTGGACACACAAAGATTCCAAACAACGTTACCGGATTGATTTCTCTGTTGCTTACAGAACGGATATCCGCTCCATGGTTGAAATCATTAAAGATGCCGTGAGTGAACATCCTCAGGTGATCAGCGGCGATGACGTGGAAATTGAATACCGGCCGGATTGTGAAATCGACAGCTTTGGTGACTCCGGCGTAAACATGTTCGTTGAGTTCTGGATGGAAGGTGTGGATGACGGTCAGAACCGTGTGGGCGGCGACTTGCTGCTGATGGTATTTGAAACCCTCCGCGAACACGATATTGAGATCCCGTTCCCGCAGCGTGAAGTGCGGGTTATCAACGAAGACGCTATTAAACTCAGTAACACTACCCCGTAG
- a CDS encoding MFS transporter has protein sequence MSLTAILDDSKLSPVQWVAIVICISLNALDGFDVLAISFASPGIAAEWGINRAELGVVLAMELVGMAFGSIFLGGVADKFGRKPTIQFCLVLMTAGMFGAAFVDSVMTLLIIRFITGLGIGGMLASTNAMVSEFANKKSRNLCVIIMATGYPIGAVLGGSIASMLLETHTWRAVFIFGGSITGLFMLVVAFWLPESLLYMVNHPKENTLDKVNHMLARMKKPLLDALPAPAVSAKKSSYSTLFSPEMRKLTLLLMVAYFAQIMTFYFILKWIPKIVVDMGFGAAQAGQVLVWANLGGAVGAILLGLLTSKLNLRLTMIPVLILAFVMVSVFGIGYSDLGTLALVSAATGFFTNAGVVGLYGLMAQAFPANVRASGTGVVIGIGRGGAALSPVVAGLLFTNGVSLQGVAIAMGTGALVATLAIYFLNNKQGGRGTATHSSLSAVTK, from the coding sequence ATGTCTTTAACCGCAATTCTTGATGATTCCAAACTAAGCCCTGTGCAGTGGGTGGCAATTGTCATTTGTATCTCCCTTAATGCGCTGGATGGCTTTGATGTTTTGGCTATCAGCTTTGCTTCGCCAGGAATTGCCGCTGAGTGGGGGATTAACCGTGCCGAACTGGGTGTGGTGCTGGCCATGGAGCTGGTGGGGATGGCCTTCGGTTCTATTTTCCTTGGCGGCGTTGCCGATAAATTTGGCCGCAAACCCACAATTCAGTTTTGTCTCGTACTGATGACCGCTGGCATGTTCGGTGCGGCGTTCGTCGATAGCGTAATGACACTGTTGATCATCCGCTTCATCACCGGTTTGGGAATTGGCGGTATGCTGGCTTCTACGAACGCCATGGTATCGGAATTTGCGAATAAGAAAAGCCGCAACCTTTGCGTCATTATCATGGCCACCGGCTATCCCATCGGCGCAGTGCTTGGCGGCAGTATTGCGTCAATGTTGCTGGAAACCCACACCTGGCGTGCCGTATTTATTTTCGGCGGCAGCATTACCGGTTTGTTTATGCTGGTGGTGGCGTTCTGGCTGCCTGAATCTTTGCTGTACATGGTTAACCATCCGAAAGAAAACACGCTGGACAAGGTCAATCACATGCTCGCGCGTATGAAAAAGCCTCTGCTGGATGCGCTGCCAGCGCCAGCAGTATCAGCCAAAAAGTCCAGTTACAGCACACTGTTTTCGCCTGAAATGCGCAAGCTCACGCTGCTGTTAATGGTAGCGTACTTTGCACAAATCATGACGTTCTATTTCATTCTCAAGTGGATCCCGAAAATTGTGGTGGACATGGGCTTTGGTGCTGCACAGGCCGGTCAGGTGCTGGTGTGGGCAAACCTGGGCGGTGCCGTGGGGGCCATTTTACTGGGACTGCTTACCAGCAAACTGAATTTGCGCCTCACCATGATTCCGGTACTTATTCTGGCTTTCGTGATGGTGTCGGTATTCGGCATTGGCTACAGCGACTTAGGTACGCTGGCGCTGGTCTCCGCAGCCACAGGATTTTTCACTAATGCCGGTGTTGTCGGGCTTTATGGACTGATGGCACAGGCCTTCCCGGCGAACGTGCGGGCAAGCGGCACGGGCGTGGTCATTGGCATCGGTCGTGGTGGCGCAGCATTGAGCCCGGTGGTTGCCGGACTACTTTTCACTAATGGTGTCAGCCTGCAGGGTGTGGCCATTGCCATGGGCACCGGCGCGCTGGTAGCCACACTGGCGATATATTTCTTAAACAACAAACAGGGCGGACGGGGAACAGCAACGCATTCTTCTTTGTCTGCCGTCACAAAATAA
- a CDS encoding MFS transporter, producing MFTSRNPEPAVPYWRLSGVYFFVCAVLGTMLPYWMLFMESLGYSAWQTGQLTALQMVTTLIAPYVWGEVCDRASSRLRVIRAGNLAAALIFLCVFAFFEHYWALVLAVCASAFCWQGLNAQFEIITLNHLGKDPHRYGRIRLWGSFGFLSAVWLTGQIINLYSVALLPYIVAGLLFTLWLMTLVNRDQPVKEQKDGNQARPGGIWQNPVLWLLLVVFFMVNFSHGSYYGYYSLFLKQEGISAAVTGNLWTVAVASELLMFAAMPWFMRRFSLRFILLVSLFLTAFRWLGTGMQAGNVAELTLLQLLHGVSFSAVHTVAVLLFKQCVHPAHEGKAQALYCAVCIGGGQAAGVAAGGQIWAISPVASFYFSAAVAAGAAVIAILFLTANRLGLAGKDQQV from the coding sequence ATGTTTACCAGCAGAAACCCCGAACCGGCCGTGCCTTACTGGCGGCTGTCCGGGGTTTATTTTTTTGTCTGTGCGGTACTCGGTACCATGCTGCCTTACTGGATGCTGTTTATGGAGTCGCTGGGCTACAGCGCCTGGCAGACCGGACAGCTCACCGCACTGCAGATGGTAACAACCCTCATTGCTCCCTACGTGTGGGGCGAGGTGTGTGACCGCGCATCCTCACGTCTGCGTGTTATCCGTGCCGGAAATTTAGCAGCAGCGCTGATTTTTTTGTGTGTGTTTGCCTTTTTTGAACATTACTGGGCGCTGGTTCTGGCAGTATGTGCCAGTGCGTTCTGCTGGCAGGGGCTGAATGCCCAGTTCGAAATTATCACGCTGAATCACCTGGGAAAAGATCCTCACCGTTACGGCAGAATCAGGCTGTGGGGGTCTTTCGGTTTCTTAAGCGCTGTCTGGCTGACCGGACAGATCATCAATCTTTATTCTGTGGCATTGTTGCCTTACATTGTCGCCGGCTTGCTGTTCACATTGTGGTTGATGACGCTGGTCAACCGCGACCAGCCGGTAAAGGAACAAAAGGACGGCAATCAGGCACGGCCTGGAGGGATCTGGCAAAACCCGGTGCTGTGGTTGTTGCTGGTAGTGTTCTTTATGGTGAACTTCAGTCATGGCAGCTATTACGGCTATTACAGTCTGTTCCTCAAGCAGGAAGGTATCAGTGCGGCCGTTACCGGCAATCTGTGGACTGTCGCCGTCGCGTCTGAATTACTGATGTTTGCCGCTATGCCCTGGTTTATGCGCCGCTTCAGTTTGCGGTTCATTTTGCTGGTGAGCCTGTTTCTGACAGCCTTTCGCTGGTTGGGAACAGGGATGCAGGCAGGCAATGTTGCAGAGCTCACTTTATTGCAGTTACTCCACGGCGTCTCTTTCAGTGCGGTTCATACGGTGGCGGTGCTGCTGTTCAAACAATGCGTGCACCCTGCCCATGAAGGTAAAGCGCAGGCATTGTATTGTGCGGTATGTATCGGTGGCGGACAGGCTGCGGGCGTTGCTGCCGGCGGACAAATCTGGGCCATATCTCCGGTAGCCAGTTTCTATTTCAGTGCCGCTGTCGCGGCCGGTGCCGCGGTAATTGCAATACTGTTTCTCACGGCAAACCGCCTTGGACTGGCAGGTAAAGACCAGCAGGTGTAA